TGCACGTTTTAACCGAGATCTCCCATACCGTTTTGTACAGGTCGCGAATTTCCTGCGGTATAGCCGCAATCTTTTGGATCGATCCATTGTTGGACAGAATTTCGTTCTTCATGTCGAGATCCCACAGACCCATGTTGGTCAAATCCTGCAGAAGATGATGGTTCACCACCTGGAACTCGCCCGACAACACGCGCCTATTGTAAACGTTCGACGTGTACGGCTCGAACGATTCATTGTTGCCGAGAATTTGTGCCGTGGAAGCCGTCGGCATTGGGGCCAACAGCAGCGAATTGCGAATACCGTGCTTTGCGATCTTTTCCTTCAACTCGGCCCAGTTCCACAGATCCGTCGGTTCCTTGTTCCACATCTCGTACTGCAGAATGCCCTTGCTCACCGGGCTGCCCTCGTACGTCTCGTACGGGCCATCTCGAGCGGCCAACTCACAGCTCGCTTCCAGCGCGCCGTAGTAGATggtttcgaatatttgctgaTTTAGCTTTTGAGCCTCTTCGCTTTCGTACGGATAGCGCATTAGGATGAACGCATCGGCCATGCCCTGCACGCCGATCCCGATCGGCCTGTGGCGCATATTGGAGCGCTTAGCCTCCGGCACGGGATAGTAATTGACATCAATGATTTTGTTCAGATTGCGCGTTACTGTCTTAGCGACTTCCTTCAGCTTTGCAAAGTCATACGTTTTATCTTGCTTTACAAACATGTTCAAGGCGATCGAGGCCAGATTGCATACCGCTACCTCATCCTTCGACGAGTACTCCACAATTTCAGTGCACAAGTTGGAACATTTGATGGTGCCGATATTCTGCTGGTTACTTTTACGATTGCAAGCATCCTTGTACAGCATGTACGGTACGCCGGTTTCCACCTGCGATTCGATGATCGCAAACCACAGATCCTGCGCCTTCACCTGCCGCATAAAGCGACCCTCTTTCTCGTACCCCGTGTACAGCTTCTCGAACTCTTCGCCCCAGGTGTCCGATAGACCGGGACAATCGTGCGGGCACATCAGGCTCCACATTTCGTTCGCCTCCACACGCTTCATGAACAGGTCCGGTATCCACAGTGCGTAAAACATGTCCCGTGCGCGGACCTCCTCCTTGCCAGTGTTTTTCTTCAGATCGAGAAACTCGAATATATCGCCATGCCAGGGCTCGAGATAGATGGCGAATGCTCCAGGCCGCTTGTTGCCACCCTGATCGACGTACCGTGCCGTATTGTTGTAGACGCGTAGCATCGGCACCAGACCGTTTGAAATCCCGTTCGTGCCGGAGATGTACGTTCCCTTCGCGCGGATACAGTGCACGTTCAGTCCGATGCCACCGGCCGACTTTGAAATTAGGGCGCACTGCTTCAGTGTGTCGTAGATGCCCTCAATGCTATCTTCGGACATGGTCAACAGGAAACAGGACGAAAGCTGGGGACGCTGCGTAGCCGCCGCAAACATAGTTGGCGAGGCGTGGGTAAAATAACGCTCGGACAGCAGATTGTAGGTCTCGATCGCTGCATCGATGTCCTCGCCATGGATGCCAATAGCAACGCGCATCAGCATGTGCTGGGGGCGCTCGACGATTTTTCCCTTGATCTTCAGCAAGTATGATCGTTCCAAGGTTTTAAAGCCGAAATAGTTATACCCGAAGTCGCGATCGTAAATAATGGCCGAGTTCAGCCGGTCGGCGTTATCCATTATCACCTTATAATGAAAGTCCGAGATCATGGGAGATTTCGTTTTCAGAAACTCGTTCTCCATCATGTACAGATCATGCATAAC
This sequence is a window from Anopheles merus strain MAF chromosome 3R, AmerM5.1, whole genome shotgun sequence. Protein-coding genes within it:
- the LOC121596800 gene encoding ribonucleoside-diphosphate reductase large subunit; the encoded protein is MVLKPNKMYVFKRDGRKEEVHLDKITSRIQKLCYGLNMDFVDPVAITLRVINGLYSGVTTQELDNLAAETAATLTTDHADYAILAARLAVSNLHKETKKQFSEVMHDLYMMENEFLKTKSPMISDFHYKVIMDNADRLNSAIIYDRDFGYNYFGFKTLERSYLLKIKGKIVERPQHMLMRVAIGIHGEDIDAAIETYNLLSERYFTHASPTMFAAATQRPQLSSCFLLTMSEDSIEGIYDTLKQCALISKSAGGIGLNVHCIRAKGTYISGTNGISNGLVPMLRVYNNTARYVDQGGNKRPGAFAIYLEPWHGDIFEFLDLKKNTGKEEVRARDMFYALWIPDLFMKRVEANEMWSLMCPHDCPGLSDTWGEEFEKLYTGYEKEGRFMRQVKAQDLWFAIIESQVETGVPYMLYKDACNRKSNQQNIGTIKCSNLCTEIVEYSSKDEVAVCNLASIALNMFVKQDKTYDFAKLKEVAKTVTRNLNKIIDVNYYPVPEAKRSNMRHRPIGIGVQGMADAFILMRYPYESEEAQKLNQQIFETIYYGALEASCELAARDGPYETYEGSPVSKGILQYEMWNKEPTDLWNWAELKEKIAKHGIRNSLLLAPMPTASTAQILGNNESFEPYTSNVYNRRVLSGEFQVVNHHLLQDLTNMGLWDLDMKNEILSNNGSIQKIAAIPQEIRDLYKTVWEISVKTCIKMAADRGAFIDQSQSFNIHVAEPNYGKLTSIHFYGWKMGLKTGMYYLRTKPAVNAIQFTVDKTKLQNGNESNVSRMSNGVGEGTPPRAGQMRRSMLNGSTSTPMRGGEHHDSNGASEQQQQQQQQTQDNGSFAERNRRMAEMVCSLENKDECMMCGS